The Pirellulales bacterium sequence TCGGAATGGCCAGACCAACGGCCTCAGCACAACTGGCCGCTTCGTGATAACCGGCATCGGCGTGGCGCAGCACACCAAGTGCAGGATCATTAAATAGCACCCGCTCGATACGATTCGCTGCGGCAGGAGTTCCGTCGGCTACAATCACTTGTCCTGCGTGTTGCGAATAGCCGATGCCAACTCCGCCGCCATGATGGAAACTGACCCAAGAGGCTCCTCCGGCAGTGCTGACCAGCGCATTCAACAGCGGCCAATCGCTCACCGCATCCGTGCCGTCGAGCATTCCCTCCGTTTCTCGGTTCGGAGAAGCCACCGAGCCGCAATCTAAATGGTCGCGGCCAATGACAATCGGAGCGTCCACTTTCCCAGTACGCACGAAGTCGTTAAATAATAATCCAGCTTTGTAGCGCTGATCGACCCCAAGCCAACAGATCCGAGCCGGTAATCCTTGAAACGCCACACGCTCGCGCGCGATTATCAGCCAACGGTGCAATCCTGCATCATGCGGAAAAAGTTCGATCAGCGCCTGATCGATGACGCCAATATCGTCCGGGTTGCCCGACAGGGCGACCCAACGAAACGGGCCGCGCCCCAAACAAAACTGCGGCCGGATGTACGCGGGAACAAACCCCGGAAATGCAAACGCGTTTTCGACTCCGCGCTCGTGGGCTTTTTGGCGAATGTTATTGCCGTAATCGAACGTCTTCGCGCCGCGCTGCATGAGAGCTAGCATGGCACGTACATGGCGAGCCATCGTGTCTAGACTGCGCTGCGCATAGGCTGCCGCATCGCGCGCCCGAAGCGCTTCGCATTCGACCAACGACAGGTCCATGGGCACGTAACTGAAAACGTCGTGCGCCGAGGTTTGATCGGTCAACGAATCGGGAGTCGCGTTGCGCTCCAACAATCGTTCGAGCAGTTCGACGGCATTGGCAGCCACGCCGACAGAGACGGCTCGCTTGCCCGCGGCATGGGCCAACGCCCTGTCGATGGCCTCGTCGACGGTGTGGGCGATTTCATCCAAATAGCGGGTACTAACACGTCGCGCGAGCTTTTCACGATCAACGTCGGCAATCAGGCACGTTCCGCCGTTCATGGTCACGGCCAGCGGCTGTGCCCCTCCCATGCCCCCGCAGCCAGCAGTCACGATCAGCCGACCGGCAAGGCTGCCGCCGAAGTGCTGCCGAGCGCACTCGGCAAAAGTTTCATAAGTCCCCTGCAAGATGCCCTGCGTGCCGATGTACATCCAAGAACCGGCCGTCATTTGGCCGTACATCATCAGGCCTCGTTCGACCAGTTCGTCGAAATGAACCTGTGTTGCCCAATACGGAACCAGATTGCTGTTGGCAATCAAGACGCGCGGGGCGTCTTCGTGCGTTCGCAGAATCCCGACCGGCTTGCCCGATTGGATGAGAAGCGTTTCGTCGGGCCCAAGCGTTTGCAGCGCCGCGACAATCGCATCGAATGCTTTCCAAGAACGGGCTGCTTGCCCGCGGCCGCCATAGACAACGAGTCGCTCAGGCGCCTCTGCCACCTCAGGGTCGAGATTGTTCATCAGCATCCGCATGGCGGCTTCAGCCTGCCACGTTCGGCAAATGCGATTGTTTCCGCGCGGAGCACGAATGATCCGGTGAGAGGAATCTACGTCAGCCATTGACGCCTCCTGCAAAAATCAATTTTTCTAACGCGGCGATATCGGGCGCCGGGGGACGGTCGGCCGTTCGCTTGGAAACAACTTGCCGAACCTCGGCATGGACCGCTTCCACACCATGGCCCGAGCGCAGCGGGCGCTGATATTCGAGGGCCTCTGCCGCGCAGAGTAATTCAATCGCTACGACTTGCCGAGTTCGTTCCACCGCGCGGCGCGCTTTGAGAGCCGAGGTTGCTCCAAACGAATTGTAGTCTTCCATGCCGGCGCTCGTGGGAATATTGGCCACGCTTGCTGGCGTTGCCAGACTGATGAGTTCATTGCAACAGGCGGCGGCAGTGTACTGCGCAACCATTAATCCTGAATGCAAACCCGGCACCGGTGACAAATGCGGATTGAGCGGGTTCTCTTTGTCGGACGCGGCCAAAATATAGTAAATCCGCCGCTCGGCGATACCAGCGATGTGTGCCAAGGCAATCGCCAAGGTATCGAGGGCCACGGCCAGCGGCATGCCATGGAAATTGCCCGCCGAGACAAATTGCCGCGGGAATTCGGGGTCGGAGGAAAATACGAGCGGATTGTCCGTCACGGCGCCAAGTTCACGTTGCACGATGCTGCGAACAAATTGAATTGCATCGAGCGCTGCTCCAAGCACTTGCGGCGCACAGCGGAGTGAATATGGGTCTTGTACGCGCGGATCATCGTGCAAATGGCTGGGAATAATTTGGCTGCCGGCAATTAGCGACCGCAAGCGCGAAGCCACTTCACATTGACCGGCCTGGCCGCGGGCCTCGTGAACGCGGCCGTCAAGGAAGGCGTCGGTTCCGCGGCACGCATCGATCGACATGGCCGCAGCGCCCAGCGCAGCGGAAAATAACCGTTCCACGTCAAAAACAGCCAGCGCCGCAATGGCCGCCATCAAATGGGTACCGTTAATGAGAGCAAGCCCCTCCTTCGCCTCGAGTTCGATAGGCTCCAGGCCAGCGGCTCGAAGCGCTTCGCCTCCAGCCATCCGCTGACCGCCATAGGTCGCTTCTCCCTCGCCGATTAAGACCAGCGCGGCATGTGCCAAGGGAGCCAAATCTCCCGATGCCCCCACTGAGCCTACCGACGGGATGACCGGGGTGATGCCTAAATTGAGCAAATCGACGACTCGTTCGGCAACCACTGGCCGCACGCCAGATAATCCTCGCGACAATGACGCCGCCAACAACAGCAGCATGGCGCGCACTACGTCGTCGGGAAGCGGTTCACCAACGCCGGCGGCGTGCGAGAGAAGCAAATTGCGCTGAATGGTGCGAAGTTGCGATCCATCGAGCCGCTGATTTGCGAGCGAGCCAAAGCCAGTATTGACGCCATAAATGACCTCGCTGGCGGCAACGGCTTCCTCTAACGCAGCGCGTGATGCCGTTAATCGATCGCGGGCAGCGTGGGAAAACTCAACTCGGCGTGAAGTGCGGGCAACGCTTTCGACGTCGACAATTGCCACCGGTTCGCCGTTGAGAATGTGTGACGCAGTGGCCGGCGGGACGAGCGAGGGATTGGAGCGGGACATACGGTATTAAAATTATCAGGCCAGAGCATGCGCCTGCTTGAAAAGGCGGAAGTGCTGATACGATTTTGAACGGTGAACAATGCGTCAAACAGGAGATTTCAGCACATCCACGGACTTGTTTGTATCATCGATGGGGATTCTCGTCTATTGGCCGAGGCAAGACCCGCGAATCTTCGCCATTGGCGGCGGATTCGCTGCGTTGCACAGGGGATTGAACCGGTATATTGCTTTTGCGAAACTAGTGAATTCTCCCATTTTGTCGTTGCTTTGAGCGTTGTCGTCTCATGCAATTCTTCGCTTTCCACCTCATGCCTTGGGATCGGCTGCCGGCCGATTTTGCCACCAAGTATGAGTCGGCGTGGACTTGGCTGCCGAACAGTATTTACGAGCCGCAGCACGGGAACGAGCTTTACAACCGCTATCTCGACGAATTGGTGCTGGCCGACGAACTGGGCTTCGACGGCGTGTGCGTGAACGAGCATCATCAAAACGCCTACGGCACGATGCCAAGCCCCAACTTGATGGGGGCCATTCTCGCGCGGCAGACGAAGCGCGTGAAGATCGCGGTGATCGGCAACGCATTGCCGCTCTACAATCCACCGACGCGCGTGGCGGAAGAATTCGCGATGATCGACGTCATCAGCGGCGGGCGGTTGATTGCGGGGCTGGTTGTCGGTGGAGGCCCAGAATATTACAGCTTCACGATCAATCCAACATTCGCCCGCAGTATGTATGCTGAGGCGATGGACCTAGTACTGCGCGCGTGGACCGAGCCGGGGCCGTTCGAGCACTACGGCAAACATTGGAAGCTAAAGTACGTGAACCCGTGGCCGCGGCCAATTCAGCAGCCGCACCCGACAATCTGGATTCCCGGCGCTGGCAGCAAGGAAACGATCGAGATGGTTGCCGCCCGGCGGTTCGGCTACATGGGCATCCCG is a genomic window containing:
- the hutU gene encoding urocanate hydratase, producing the protein MADVDSSHRIIRAPRGNNRICRTWQAEAAMRMLMNNLDPEVAEAPERLVVYGGRGQAARSWKAFDAIVAALQTLGPDETLLIQSGKPVGILRTHEDAPRVLIANSNLVPYWATQVHFDELVERGLMMYGQMTAGSWMYIGTQGILQGTYETFAECARQHFGGSLAGRLIVTAGCGGMGGAQPLAVTMNGGTCLIADVDREKLARRVSTRYLDEIAHTVDEAIDRALAHAAGKRAVSVGVAANAVELLERLLERNATPDSLTDQTSAHDVFSYVPMDLSLVECEALRARDAAAYAQRSLDTMARHVRAMLALMQRGAKTFDYGNNIRQKAHERGVENAFAFPGFVPAYIRPQFCLGRGPFRWVALSGNPDDIGVIDQALIELFPHDAGLHRWLIIARERVAFQGLPARICWLGVDQRYKAGLLFNDFVRTGKVDAPIVIGRDHLDCGSVASPNRETEGMLDGTDAVSDWPLLNALVSTAGGASWVSFHHGGGVGIGYSQHAGQVIVADGTPAAANRIERVLFNDPALGVLRHADAGYHEAASCAEAVGLAIPMNAAAKIDGAPRK
- the hutH gene encoding histidine ammonia-lyase; translated protein: MSRSNPSLVPPATASHILNGEPVAIVDVESVARTSRRVEFSHAARDRLTASRAALEEAVAASEVIYGVNTGFGSLANQRLDGSQLRTIQRNLLLSHAAGVGEPLPDDVVRAMLLLLAASLSRGLSGVRPVVAERVVDLLNLGITPVIPSVGSVGASGDLAPLAHAALVLIGEGEATYGGQRMAGGEALRAAGLEPIELEAKEGLALINGTHLMAAIAALAVFDVERLFSAALGAAAMSIDACRGTDAFLDGRVHEARGQAGQCEVASRLRSLIAGSQIIPSHLHDDPRVQDPYSLRCAPQVLGAALDAIQFVRSIVQRELGAVTDNPLVFSSDPEFPRQFVSAGNFHGMPLAVALDTLAIALAHIAGIAERRIYYILAASDKENPLNPHLSPVPGLHSGLMVAQYTAAACCNELISLATPASVANIPTSAGMEDYNSFGATSALKARRAVERTRQVVAIELLCAAEALEYQRPLRSGHGVEAVHAEVRQVVSKRTADRPPAPDIAALEKLIFAGGVNG
- a CDS encoding LLM class flavin-dependent oxidoreductase, giving the protein MQFFAFHLMPWDRLPADFATKYESAWTWLPNSIYEPQHGNELYNRYLDELVLADELGFDGVCVNEHHQNAYGTMPSPNLMGAILARQTKRVKIAVIGNALPLYNPPTRVAEEFAMIDVISGGRLIAGLVVGGGPEYYSFTINPTFARSMYAEAMDLVLRAWTEPGPFEHYGKHWKLKYVNPWPRPIQQPHPTIWIPGAGSKETIEMVAARRFGYMGIPYFHCDFFQRNFDMFRAAAQKSGYTSDPEQLGWLLPIYVAENDEKAWAEYEKHLWYFAHNLLRGLTVLPPGYTSAQSIAAINKAMGKFLSTVTTRKQVEEGAYAIVGSPATVRDRLKEHIQKLGVGNLLGLFQLGSLPAELTKKNMTMFATEVMPALRKELR